A window of Amaranthus tricolor cultivar Red isolate AtriRed21 chromosome 8, ASM2621246v1, whole genome shotgun sequence genomic DNA:
TGTTGGGGTGACAGCTGCAAGTACTTTAGTAGTAGCTGCAGCTGTGTTTTTCTTGTTTTCACGCTATTCTAAACAACGGAAGGAAAATGGTGGTGGGACTGTACATAATGTTGGTGCAATCCCTTCGGGTGGTGGTGGAAGGTTGCAGGCATTGGCACCGGAATTTACGAGGTTTGATGGGAATATTAAAGGGTTGATAGTGGATGAAGATGGTTTAGATGTTCTGTATTGGAGGAAACTTGAAGGAAGTAGTCAGAGGAAGAGTGGACCTTTTCATAAGGATGCGTTTAAGGGTAGTAATAATGGAAGGAAGACTTATTCTCGTGGGAAATCGTCGTCTTCGAATCAAATTCATGCACAGTTAAAGGAGGAGCATACATTTAGATTGCTTGATCCTAAATCAGCACTTCAAAATGAAGCTAATTTTCAACCTGTTGGGAATGTGCAAGAGGGTACAGAGAAGTTCGTTGTTGCAAAGGAACATATTAGTGAAGTGGCGGCCCCACCACCGTCTCTGCCACCGATGGTTGGAAAGGCAGGACCAGCACCTCCGCCCCCGATGGAAGTTAAGAAAGGTCCTGCACCGCCACCCCCACCACCACCGATGGTAGGGAAGAAAGGACCAGCGCCGCCACCACCACCTCCACTACGTGGCGGATCATCAAGACCGCCACAAGCACCGAAACGGACACCAAGTGGAAATATAGTAGAATCATTATCTATTGGGGAGGAGGCATTAGGGAGCAAGAATGATCAGGTCAAAATGAGGCCATTACATTGGGAAAAAGTCAACGTTAATACAGATCATTCTATGGTGTGGGACAAAATTGAGCATGGATCATTCCAGTAATTAATCTAAcatattatttttggttgtttttattttttttaatttggggtTATGGCTGGAGATTCTCAAGAAAGGGGGAAGGGGAATTTCTCCTATAGTGGTGAGAATCGAACCTCAATCACAAGGGTGAAAGCAAAAGTTTTCAACCGCTAGGCCAACCCATGATTCTCTTGTCTtttgctttgttttttttatgtaaaatataCAATAAATGTTGCAAAGAAAAGTCACAAATCTTTATTGAATGGAAGTTGATTGGTTTGTGTTTTTTGATGTAACAGATACAATGGGGATATGATGGAAGCTCTTTTTGGCTGTGTCGCTGCTAACCGAAAATCACCAAAAGAAGAAACATCTGAAAGCCAGAGTAAAGCTACACCAAATACAGCAGCTGCCAAAATATTCATTCTGGACTCACGACGTTCCCAGAACATTGCGATTGTGATTCGGTCTTTAGGCATCACTCGCAGCGAGTTGATCGAGGGGCTTCGAGAAGGAAAGGGCCTAAATGTGGAGATACTTGAAAAACTATCCCGGGTAACCCCTTCACGAGAAGAGAAGATTGAAATTCTGGGATTTAAAGGAGATGCTACACGGCTAGCTGATGCAGAATCTTTCCTTTATCACTTGCTTAAGGCGGTTCCCTCAGCATTTACTCGGATTAACACCATGCTCTTTAGATACACTTATGGCTCGGAAATCAACCAACTGAAGGAGTCCCTCCAAACACTAGAT
This region includes:
- the LOC130820128 gene encoding formin-like protein 4, with amino-acid sequence MEFLTKTYNLFLTSIFFFFFLNSFFYLSYCQFNSNSPQNIETFYPKQSLSPAQAPSIPPVVSPTNPPIVFSPPSSSTPTTPLLSPPLSVTPSSSGSPSHKAIYTAVGVTAASTLVVAAAVFFLFSRYSKQRKENGGGTVHNVGAIPSGGGGRLQALAPEFTRFDGNIKGLIVDEDGLDVLYWRKLEGSSQRKSGPFHKDAFKGSNNGRKTYSRGKSSSSNQIHAQLKEEHTFRLLDPKSALQNEANFQPVGNVQEGTEKFVVAKEHISEVAAPPPSLPPMVGKAGPAPPPPMEVKKGPAPPPPPPPMVGKKGPAPPPPPPLRGGSSRPPQAPKRTPSGNIVESLSIGEEALGSKNDQVKMRPLHWEKVNVNTDHSMVWDKIEHGSFQYNGDMMEALFGCVAANRKSPKEETSESQSKATPNTAAAKIFILDSRRSQNIAIVIRSLGITRSELIEGLREGKGLNVEILEKLSRVTPSREEKIEILGFKGDATRLADAESFLYHLLKAVPSAFTRINTMLFRYTYGSEINQLKESLQTLDSACSELRNRGVFLKLLEAILKAGNRLNAGTARGDARGFNLTALRKLSDYKSSDGKTTLLHFVVHEVVRNEGRRCVMNRNNSLTRSNSQRNSSSNANPNPDESKSKEEQEREFLQLGLPVVGGLSAEFSNVKKAANLDYDTIISISTATGARVAETRQLVLQCGADDGGREFIKEMKEFLAAAEEEIKVVQEEQTRVMEFVKRTTQYYQAGGFKDKHPLQLFIIVKDFLDMVDKACIDITRSLQQKKMSTTGASGSSSSPSSPLTPDVLRTRVTFPRLPRNFLSDKSSESDSDDDS